One segment of Leptospirillum ferrooxidans C2-3 DNA contains the following:
- a CDS encoding UPF0182 family membrane protein: MNRLVRNGPWLLLILLIGSGWAIETLMDESVDYLWFSSLNALSIFWTYFWARLLSGIIFGSLFFITLFSALRTIPGKIPPITIRVGPRLQEIPVAGIRKTLTIAIFLLSLFVGEGFSDPNSALSFLSVIKAANGGPSDPVFHHPLSFYLFDLPFWEPLVNFTTAVLIISVIVSLILGKLTGFLRASQTGFHFEPIYRKRFFFLLAVAVGSLGLSVFLERYDLLTKTHEMITGPGYTETHSTIPALLFASIMAFLTTAACLLAAFSESKSLLPLGLGTTAAAAYFIGAVIYPDMLERFVVLPDQFHREKPYIEKNIQWTRMAYGLDRVKVEHISELKTPSQQDFEKNAPTINNIRLWDHRPLLTTVRQLQQIRTYYQFPLLAPDRYTVNGQLRQVLLAPRELSYSNLPSPNWINLHLAYTHGHGLIMAPVNRVTDEGLPIFWIRNIPPETPASLPLKHSRIYFADRNLPYAIVNTQVGEFDYPSGNKNVYSHYNGKGGIRLSSTMRKILFSYHFGTPKIFLSDAITPESRILFHRNIFTIVHNLAPYLTLDPDPVPIVTAHGRLLWMIDAYTTSSHVPYSKEVPGPLAMINPRSHFAGGHLSALGSWHREINMIHNPVRVIVDPQSGIPTFYVTDPSDPMIATYRAIFPDLYKPMEMMGTDLESHLRFPPGIFSILAKVYESYHMTDPHTFFNREDLWDLPTRNEQSMSPYYTVMRLPGSSKEEYVLMLPYTPSQRQNLSAWLVGRSDGKHLGGMKVFTFPKERLIYGPDQIEARIDQRGPISKQLTLWNQQGSHVVRGTLLIIPVAGTLLYVEPLYLEATSQGALPELRRVIVSMGDRVVMRKTLSEAIDALFNNASGNEANPPQKHEVRSRIGEEDGWVELHALEKDADGALRNGDLQRLGADMKKILNTIRKHP; the protein is encoded by the coding sequence ATGAATCGTCTTGTCAGAAATGGTCCATGGCTCTTGCTCATCCTTCTCATTGGTTCAGGGTGGGCCATAGAAACACTCATGGACGAATCCGTGGACTATCTGTGGTTCTCATCCCTGAACGCCCTGTCAATCTTCTGGACATACTTCTGGGCTCGGCTCCTTTCCGGTATCATCTTCGGAAGCCTTTTCTTCATCACTCTTTTCTCCGCACTCAGAACCATTCCGGGGAAGATACCTCCCATCACCATCCGGGTAGGTCCAAGGCTGCAGGAAATTCCTGTTGCCGGGATCAGAAAGACCCTCACCATTGCCATCTTCCTGCTCTCTCTTTTTGTGGGAGAAGGGTTCTCTGACCCCAACTCGGCGCTGTCGTTCCTATCTGTTATCAAGGCAGCCAATGGCGGCCCATCTGACCCGGTCTTTCATCACCCGCTCTCTTTTTACTTGTTTGACCTGCCTTTTTGGGAACCTCTCGTTAACTTCACGACTGCAGTCCTGATCATATCCGTCATTGTCTCACTCATTTTGGGAAAACTAACCGGATTTCTGAGGGCCTCTCAGACAGGTTTTCATTTTGAACCCATTTATAGAAAGCGTTTTTTCTTTCTTCTGGCCGTAGCAGTCGGATCTCTCGGATTATCGGTTTTCCTTGAACGGTATGATCTTTTGACAAAAACACATGAAATGATCACTGGACCAGGCTATACAGAGACTCACTCAACAATACCTGCACTCCTATTCGCATCGATCATGGCATTTCTGACAACGGCTGCCTGTCTTCTTGCAGCATTTTCAGAGTCAAAGAGTCTCCTTCCACTCGGACTTGGAACCACTGCGGCGGCAGCATACTTTATCGGAGCAGTCATTTATCCTGATATGCTTGAGCGATTTGTCGTTCTGCCTGACCAGTTCCATCGGGAAAAGCCTTATATCGAAAAAAATATCCAGTGGACGAGAATGGCTTATGGGCTCGACCGGGTAAAAGTGGAACATATTTCGGAACTCAAGACACCCAGCCAACAGGATTTTGAAAAAAATGCACCCACCATCAATAATATCCGGCTCTGGGATCATCGTCCCCTTTTGACGACAGTCAGACAATTGCAACAAATACGGACTTACTATCAATTCCCCTTGCTGGCACCCGACCGTTACACGGTCAATGGGCAACTCAGGCAGGTTCTTCTGGCACCACGGGAGCTGTCTTACAGCAACCTGCCTTCGCCTAACTGGATTAATCTTCATCTGGCCTATACACATGGACATGGATTGATCATGGCTCCGGTCAACAGGGTAACAGACGAGGGACTCCCTATCTTCTGGATCAGAAATATCCCACCGGAGACACCCGCATCCCTTCCACTCAAACATTCAAGGATCTATTTTGCGGACCGGAACTTGCCCTATGCGATTGTCAATACACAAGTCGGTGAATTTGATTATCCCAGCGGAAATAAAAATGTCTACAGCCACTATAACGGCAAGGGTGGAATCAGATTATCCTCAACCATGAGGAAGATCTTGTTCAGTTATCATTTCGGAACACCCAAAATCTTTCTCTCCGATGCCATTACCCCTGAAAGTCGGATTCTTTTCCATCGCAACATTTTTACAATCGTCCATAACCTAGCGCCCTACCTTACACTGGACCCTGATCCCGTCCCGATTGTCACCGCTCACGGCCGATTACTCTGGATGATTGATGCATACACAACATCTTCTCATGTCCCATATTCAAAGGAAGTTCCGGGTCCATTGGCCATGATCAACCCGAGGTCTCATTTCGCGGGTGGACATCTGTCTGCGTTGGGAAGCTGGCACCGGGAAATCAACATGATCCATAATCCGGTCCGAGTCATAGTCGATCCCCAGTCAGGAATACCAACCTTTTATGTAACAGACCCCAGTGACCCCATGATTGCCACCTACAGGGCAATTTTCCCGGATCTCTACAAACCGATGGAAATGATGGGAACGGACCTTGAAAGCCATCTTCGCTTTCCCCCGGGTATTTTCTCGATTCTTGCCAAAGTCTATGAGTCTTATCACATGACAGATCCGCATACTTTTTTTAATAGGGAAGATCTCTGGGACCTGCCCACACGAAATGAGCAGTCGATGAGCCCTTACTACACCGTCATGAGACTCCCTGGCTCCAGCAAGGAAGAATACGTCCTGATGCTTCCCTACACCCCATCACAACGCCAGAATCTTTCCGCATGGCTCGTCGGGCGGTCTGATGGAAAACACCTTGGCGGAATGAAGGTCTTTACCTTTCCCAAGGAAAGACTCATTTACGGACCTGATCAGATCGAAGCCCGCATAGACCAGAGGGGGCCCATTTCAAAACAGCTCACCTTATGGAATCAGCAAGGATCACATGTTGTCAGGGGAACACTTCTCATCATTCCTGTTGCGGGCACACTCCTTTATGTAGAACCACTGTATCTTGAGGCCACCAGTCAGGGAGCACTTCCGGAGCTCAGGAGGGTTATTGTCTCGATGGGTGATCGTGTCGTGATGAGAAAAACGCTTTCTGAAGCGATCGACGCCCTTTTTAACAACGCTTCCGGGAATGAAGCCAATCCACCACAAAAACATGAAGTCCGATCCAGGATTGGGGAAGAAGATGGATGGGTAGAACTCCATGCCCTAGAAAAAGATGCTGACGGGGCCCTTAGAAATGGAGATCTTCAGAGACTGGGAGCTGATATGAAAAAAATCCTGAATACCATTAGAAAACACCCCTAG
- a CDS encoding DNA repair protein RecN, whose translation MLEFLNIRSIATIDQNMISFGPALTVVTGETGAGKSLFVDAIDFISGGKPKGLSIRPGHNEGVVEAGFSPLGIIPEFMKDIVSENEDIVIRRVLLENGRTRQTVNGHSVSAGQLLEVGRLLLDIVGQGESFRLLDARLNRKILDVFSEAESLVEDYEVLRSKRKLLLAELDRLSEIEGRLLAEKDSMMEKFDDRTLLSPVEGEWAALSDLLSAHQHAKELETCVGNIIDTVYDGDVSVLGQLRHLEAELNRLTEYDSRLIGIHKLLAESMTILRELSGDARSYLENLEFDPQEALRVETRFDLYQRLSRKYRVDPQQLWSFFSDITLPPSDEIEAQLATTRSEIGTVEDELFVLSGLIREKRIEGARKLEPMMKDRLTKLKLENAVFIVDRMDLPQGDFPPGGADSVRFLFSANPGIPPKPLDEVASGGEVSRLLLVLKWILSDRDAGSTLIFDEVDSGIGGEVGEVLGDLLSEIAQHRQVVTITHLHQVARKGNAHLLVQKNLVGDIVQSSVREIEGEVRVGEIARMLGGDAMSPSTRLLARELLQDRLG comes from the coding sequence ATGCTTGAGTTTCTCAATATTCGTTCGATTGCCACGATTGATCAGAACATGATTTCTTTTGGACCGGCTCTGACAGTGGTGACTGGCGAAACAGGTGCGGGAAAATCATTGTTTGTTGATGCAATCGATTTTATTTCCGGAGGGAAACCCAAAGGTTTGAGCATAAGGCCAGGGCATAATGAAGGGGTTGTTGAGGCGGGATTTTCTCCTCTTGGGATCATACCGGAATTTATGAAAGACATTGTGTCTGAAAATGAGGATATCGTCATTCGGCGTGTCCTTCTTGAAAATGGGAGAACGCGCCAGACAGTTAATGGGCACTCTGTATCTGCTGGACAGTTGCTGGAGGTTGGGCGGCTTTTACTCGATATTGTAGGTCAGGGAGAAAGTTTCCGGCTTCTTGATGCTCGCCTGAATCGAAAAATTCTGGATGTTTTTTCGGAAGCAGAGTCTTTGGTCGAAGATTATGAGGTTCTCCGGTCAAAAAGGAAATTGCTTCTTGCCGAGCTTGATCGCCTCTCGGAGATTGAGGGAAGGCTCCTAGCAGAAAAAGATTCCATGATGGAGAAATTTGACGACAGGACTCTTCTTTCCCCCGTGGAGGGAGAGTGGGCAGCTCTTTCTGATCTTCTTTCGGCACATCAACATGCAAAGGAGCTGGAAACCTGTGTCGGGAACATTATCGATACTGTTTATGATGGAGATGTTTCCGTTCTGGGGCAGCTGAGGCATCTGGAGGCGGAGCTCAATCGCTTGACCGAATATGATAGCCGATTGATTGGAATCCATAAGTTGCTTGCAGAGTCCATGACCATTCTTCGGGAACTTTCGGGAGATGCCAGAAGTTATCTTGAAAATCTTGAATTTGATCCCCAAGAGGCGTTGAGAGTTGAGACTCGGTTTGATCTTTACCAGAGGTTATCAAGAAAATATCGGGTAGATCCTCAACAATTATGGAGTTTTTTTTCGGATATCACTCTTCCCCCCTCGGATGAGATTGAGGCACAATTGGCTACAACGCGTTCCGAGATTGGGACTGTTGAGGATGAGCTTTTTGTGCTTTCAGGATTGATCCGGGAGAAGAGAATTGAAGGGGCAAGGAAGCTTGAGCCCATGATGAAAGATCGCCTCACGAAGCTTAAGCTTGAAAATGCCGTTTTTATCGTTGACAGGATGGATCTTCCCCAAGGAGATTTTCCTCCGGGAGGGGCGGATTCTGTCCGATTCCTTTTTTCAGCCAACCCAGGCATTCCTCCCAAGCCCCTTGATGAAGTTGCTTCGGGTGGAGAGGTTTCGAGACTTCTTTTGGTATTGAAATGGATTCTTTCAGACAGGGATGCAGGATCAACCCTTATTTTTGATGAGGTCGATTCCGGAATCGGCGGAGAGGTTGGAGAGGTATTGGGAGACCTTTTGTCAGAAATTGCCCAACACCGTCAAGTGGTGACGATCACTCACCTGCATCAAGTTGCCAGAAAAGGGAATGCCCATTTGCTTGTTCAGAAAAACCTGGTCGGGGATATCGTTCAGTCGAGTGTTCGTGAGATTGAAGGAGAGGTCAGGGTGGGAGAGATTGCCAGAATGTTGGGAGGGGATGCAATGTCTCCTTCGACAAGACTTCTTGCCCGAGAACTTTTACAAGACCGTTTGGGGTAA
- the trxA gene encoding thioredoxin — MAGSVKEVGSQEWEKDVLGSKGLMMVDFWAPWCGPCRSVAPIVEELSVEYAGKVQFVKLNTDDNQDIAVRYQVMGIPTLMFFKDGQIVDKVVGAQSKKNFKDKIDTLLAS, encoded by the coding sequence ATGGCAGGGTCAGTAAAGGAAGTTGGCAGTCAGGAGTGGGAAAAGGACGTCCTTGGATCAAAGGGACTGATGATGGTCGATTTTTGGGCTCCATGGTGTGGTCCTTGTCGCTCAGTTGCTCCTATTGTAGAAGAGCTTTCCGTCGAATATGCCGGAAAGGTCCAGTTTGTAAAGCTCAACACTGATGATAATCAGGATATTGCTGTACGATATCAGGTAATGGGTATTCCAACACTCATGTTCTTCAAGGACGGACAGATTGTTGATAAGGTTGTCGGTGCACAGAGCAAGAAAAACTTCAAAGATAAAATCGATACTCTTCTTGCTTCATAA